The Arabidopsis thaliana chromosome 5, partial sequence genomic interval CTGATCAACTTGCTGTTTCATCTGTTCTATCGCCTTCCCACAAGTCCGCGCTTCTTAATCAGCTGCAGAATAATAAGCAGAGCATGCTTTCTCCTATCAAGACAAATCTAATGTCTTCTCCAAAGAATGTGGAGCAACATTCTCTTCTGCAGCAAGCCTCGTCACCCCGAGGCGGAGAGCCTATTTCCCCAATGAATGCTCGAATGAAACAGCAGCTACATTCACGCAGCCTAAGCTCCCGTGATTTTGGATCTAGTCTGCCCCGTGATTTAATGCCGACTGATTCTGGTTCGCCATTAAGTCCATGGTCAAGTTGGGACCAGACCCATGGAAGCAAGGTGGATTGGTCAGTCCAATCAGATGAGTTAGGTCGGTTGAGAAAATCTCATTCCTTGGCTAATAACCCAAACAGGGAAGCAGATGTTTCATGGGCTCAGCAGATGTTAAAAGACTCTTCATCACCTAGGAACGGAAACCGTGTTGTGAACATGAATGGTGCAAGGCCATTGACTCAAGGTGGTTCGAGTGTGAATCCTCACAACAGTGACACTCGTGAGAGCGACATTCTTGATGCGTGGCTTGAACAGCTGCACCTAGATCGCTGAGCCTCAGCTGCGAGAGAGAGGTTCACATTTCTGTGAAGCTGTGAAACTGATGATtcgtttatttattattcaaGAAAGCAAACGGAAACAAAAGCAAACTCCGGGTAAGCTTTTTTCGATTCTAATAACCCTAAAAGGCTCAGTTTTTTCAGGCTTCTTTCTGAAATTTCtttactttcttatttttatcacctcattaaattaattattgtatcATCTCTGTTGTAACAATGGCCAAAGTGCGCCTCTATTACTTCCCGGATTTctgatttacattttttgtatcCTCTCAGTTTGTCAATTGTTTCTAATATCTCCTTCATATTTGTCAAAGAACACTGTATGAGAAATAATAACATATTGTTTCAGCTAATAAGATTCATTCATTTCCTATTGCTTTCTCTGCTTTCCTGTTTTTTCCACTAAACTTTAACCAGCGATTCATAGACTAATAGACATTAATCTCTCAACTAACACGTTTATGGAAGTCGAGTAACTATCAAGTAAAGTGGTGGTCTCACTTTGAAACAGTAAAGttagaaatcaaacaaaattgacGCAAGTTAAGATTGCTTACACTTCAAAATGTGTGTGAGTGAGAATAAAAATTGCAGAAAAACTCTGCTCAATCCTTATAACCCTGATTTCAATCCTTCTCAAATCTGAATCTCAAAGCCGTTCTaagagattatatatataagtaaggAAAAGAATGGGAAGATTGGTGTATGGTGGTCCTCACCACAAGCCAATGAACTTCCACCAGGCACCACCTACACCAAGCCAGATGAGAATGTTGACTATTGAAATCAGGAATCCATAGCCCCACCATTTAGCCAGCGGCACGTAGTTAGCTCCGTAGAAGATAGGCGCAGACCCGATACCATAATGGGTCAATCCTCCCATCAGGTTGGAAAGGAACGCAAGAACCAAGGCTGCAAAGTAAGGTGGAGTGCCTAGAGCGGTTGAAACCGATAAAAAGGCAGTGAACATAGCACCAATGTGGGCAGCTCCACTAGCAAAGAAGTAGTGAGTGTAGAAATACAAGAGGACGAGGATTCCAAAAGATAGCTGCCATGACAAACCCAATCCTCCCACAAACTGCaatcaaaacccaaacaaTGTCAAAACATTTCATTAGCATGCTAAGTCATTAGGCTTATTAAGCATTCATCAAATCATTTAACAAACCTTGACTACGGTCTGGCTGAACCACTCAATGAGACCATATTTGTTAAGATAACCAGCCATCGCAATGAGAGCAGCGAACCAGGTGAGTGTGTCCCATGCGACCGACTCAGCTAAGCACTCTTTCCATGTCACAACACCTGTCACAAGAAGGACTGATAATCCAAGAATGGCTGCAGTCACAGCATCTACACCCAACTTAGCTCCAAAGATCCAGAGACCAACCTGTGTCAAGGAGAACACTTttttagaaaaggaaaacCTTCTCTGTaataaaacaccaaaaccaCAAACATTTTCACTCAAAGCAAATGCATTAAACAGAAGCAAAGCCCTAGCTTAATCTAAGGAGCTACAATAGCTAAAATCTCTCAATGTTCAATACTGAAGCACCTTTCAAATCAAGCTCTCACCATAAGTAAGAACAGATCCGATGAAGCAGAAGCACACTTACCGTGAGGAATAAAGTGGCAGCCATAATCAATTCGTTCTTAGACATAGGTCCCATCTTGTCAAGCTTTTCCTGAGCCAGCTTAGGAGCATCAGGACTGCTCTTCACCGTAGGAGGATAGATGAGATACAAAAGAAACGGAACAACAATCAAAGACACAAGTCCTGGTACAATCGCAGCTTTAGCCCAATCAGTCCATCCAATCGTCTGCTTAATCGTGTTAAACGCCAAATTAGCACTCAAAGGATTCGCAGCCATAGCCGTCAAGaacatagaagaagagatcacAGAAGTCTGGAAACAAGTAAGCATCAACCACGAGCCAAGACGGTGCTCTGTTCCATCCCCAACGTTACTCCCACAAGCAACACAGAGAGATTTCACCAACGGGAGAAAGATTCCACCGGCACGAGCCGAGACAGAAGGAATCGCCGGAGCTAAAAGAGCTTCACTGAAGACGAGACTGTAACCGAGACCAAGGGAGGAGCTACCGAAGAGTCTAACGAACTGGTAAGCTACACGGTTACCGAGACCGGTTTTGATGAAACCGCGagcgaagaagaaggcaaGAGCGATGAGCCACGGGATTGGATCTCCGAAAGCGGAGAACGCGGCGGCGAACGTTAGGGTTTTGGTGAGAACGGAAGCTCCTAATCCCATTAGAGCAACAGCACCGAGAGGAAGCGGCTGAGTGATGATCCCGACGATGGTGGCGAGGAAGATCGCGAGTAATTGCCACGCGTTGCGAGTGACACCTTCGGGGACTGGAACGAACCATAGAATCAAACCAGTAGCGATCGAAGCGAGAAGAGGCTTAATGGCAGCTCCTTGCCATGGAACCGGAGCTGGAACCAAAGGAGGAGTTGGAGAAGAGGAAGCTGAAGCGACGGTGGAAGAGGCTTTAACGAGAGTTGATGATCTCCGGCGTAAAGAGACGGGAAGTGGAGATTTGAGTAAGGAGAAGCGAGAATCGAGAGATCGGAGAGGTTTCGTCAAAttgagagaggaagaaggaggacgagggagagagagagatcgagaTTTGAGAGGGAAAGCGAGAGAGCAGGAGCCGGAGAGAGCGAGAGACGCCATGGTTGTAGCGTCGTCGGCGAGAGAGAGGTGTGAAGAGGAGAGGGAAGTGAAGAAGGAAATGAgtaagaagaggaaagagagagttgGATAAATGTTGACCGTTGGATTGGAATCGGACGGTGAGATTAAGAAAAGGAATATACGGACaagagtgagagagagtgatgatgaGATGAGATCGTGAGGTGAGAAATAGAGATCTCCGTCTTTGGTGGGTCAGTCACCTCATCCTATTGGCTGAAATATTTACGAAAAGCcattttgggtttgggtttggtCTTTTTAGATCGACGAAACATACAAAGCAAAATCCTTCACTCAACAAATTTTCTATTGATTTATtagctttgttttttggttttgaaagatCTTAAACTATGCGTTTACTAGTGGATCGTCCAATGAAAGATTAACTGGCAATAGAATAGTAGCTTTCATTACATTGTCCAAGATGGGCCGAGATGGCTTCGCTTGGAATTAAATCTAGTGTAAACCCTTAAGCGGcctctcgtttttttttctttgagtgTTATATGGTTcatagttttgatttgtttgtttagagTAAGGTGTGACATCAAATATTGAATACATGATTCTTTTATGTAAGAGGATACTTTCTAATGTGAATGTCTAAGAAAGTTACCAAATGTTTTAAAGTAcattcaataaaacaaaatgttcaGTTTTATCCAAAGATATAACATCAGAAAAACTTTCATTTAATTAGTTCAATCTTCTCCATTGCTACTTGATTACAAAATTCTTCAAGTGTTTGCCCCTGTTATATTAAAGAATGTATGTgcttattatttcttttatttatttattataggATATATGTTTTACATTGACTAATCATTACATGGCACCTCAAGGCTCAAGCCCTAGTACGAAAAGATTATTCGAAATACAAAATACTCTctaacaatgtatatatatttgcatttATGTGTGTGTGGCTAAGAATCTTGAGTATAAACCGcaatagaaaaaagaataagatgacgtaaaaatattcatatgcTTTGTTTGAAGTTGAAGTAAAACGAAGGAACCTCAGTGTTCATCAACTGGTCAAGGTCCCAAAATTCTTCCACTGGTCTCATACCCTCAGGTGCGTTTCCGGATCCATTAGTGTTCAACTCGTCTAAGTGGTTGTTTATATTTGCATTGTACCAATCACCTTCTTCACATTCCAAAGGTGGGAAGTAGAGTTCCCCTTGTACCCCTGCGTTTACTCCATAGATACCATCTACATAAGGGGTAAAATCGTCATTGCACGGGTGGCTGATCATGTTTCCCGTTGGAAATGGATTGTTGGTTTGTATGTGGGTCAAGGAAGGGTTGACGAAGCCTTGTTCTTGTAAGGACATGAAGCTTCCTATAATGTCTTTAATATCCAAAGAAGATGCGGAATTAGAAGAGGAATCGCTTGCTGTGTTGGGTGATGAGGATGAGTTGTTGATTAAGTTGGAGGTATCGGACATCTTCTTTAGccttttctttattgttgAGTTCCAGAAATTCTTGATCTCGTTATCGGTCCGACCAGGCAATCGTGCTGCAATCTGAGACCACCTATGAAATCGAAGAATAAGAGAGTAGAATAGTTTAATGAGATGATGTTATGTAAAATGTATACCAGTGCATGGTTTGCATGGGAATTAGAGAGTGATCCgttcttcatgttttttatgtttgaGTACGTGAAAAAGAGGCAATATAtcaacaattataaaattgcACAATCATATTAAGCAATAAAATGACATTATACACACTGCGTGTTTTGAAttgaatctatatatatatatatatatatatatatatatatatatatatatataaatagagagGAAACATGTCCTGCGTAAAAAACACTAGAACGTATATTTCTGGAGAAagtgacaaaaaaaggaactaataaatatataattacaaaGATGAAAGTTGAAGTAAAACCctaaggaagagaagaaaaggtgTGTAAAGTGACAAAAGCCGCTTTCACTAAAATAAGTGTTTGTTGTTAGATAAGATCATAAGACGCACTCTAAGTCTTAAAACCCACGATCAACGAACTTTGACCACTCACATAATTACA includes:
- the MYB46 gene encoding myb domain protein 46 (myb domain protein 46 (MYB46); CONTAINS InterPro DOMAIN/s: SANT, DNA-binding (InterPro:IPR001005), Homeodomain-like (InterPro:IPR009057), Myb, DNA-binding (InterPro:IPR014778), HTH transcriptional regulator, Myb-type, DNA-binding (InterPro:IPR017930), Homeodomain-related (InterPro:IPR012287), Myb transcription factor (InterPro:IPR015495); BEST Arabidopsis thaliana protein match is: myb domain protein 83 (TAIR:AT3G08500.1); Has 1807 Blast hits to 1807 proteins in 277 species: Archae - 0; Bacteria - 0; Metazoa - 736; Fungi - 347; Plants - 385; Viruses - 0; Other Eukaryotes - 339 (source: NCBI BLink).) — encoded protein: MRKPEVAIAASTHQVKKMKKGLWSPEEDSKLMQYMLSNGQGCWSDVAKNAGLQRCGKSCRLRWINYLRPDLKRGAFSPQEEDLIIRFHSILGNRWSQIAARLPGRTDNEIKNFWNSTIKKRLKKMSDTSNLINNSSSSPNTASDSSSNSASSLDIKDIIGSFMSLQEQGFVNPSLTHIQTNNPFPTGNMISHPCNDDFTPYVDGIYGVNAGVQGELYFPPLECEEGDWYNANINNHLDELNTNGSGNAPEGMRPVEEFWDLDQLMNTEVPSFYFNFKQSI
- the DiT1 gene encoding dicarboxylate transporter 1 (dicarboxylate transporter 1 (DiT1); FUNCTIONS IN: oxoglutarate:malate antiporter activity; INVOLVED IN: N-terminal protein myristoylation, malate transport, response to nematode; LOCATED IN: mitochondrion, chloroplast, plastid, membrane, chloroplast envelope; EXPRESSED IN: 24 plant structures; EXPRESSED DURING: 13 growth stages; CONTAINS InterPro DOMAIN/s: Sodium/sulphate symporter (InterPro:IPR001898); BEST Arabidopsis thaliana protein match is: dicarboxylate transport 2.1 (TAIR:AT5G64290.1); Has 6431 Blast hits to 6401 proteins in 1396 species: Archae - 84; Bacteria - 5538; Metazoa - 82; Fungi - 8; Plants - 142; Viruses - 1; Other Eukaryotes - 576 (source: NCBI BLink).), whose protein sequence is MASLALSGSCSLAFPLKSRSLSLPRPPSSSLNLTKPLRSLDSRFSLLKSPLPVSLRRRSSTLVKASSTVASASSSPTPPLVPAPVPWQGAAIKPLLASIATGLILWFVPVPEGVTRNAWQLLAIFLATIVGIITQPLPLGAVALMGLGASVLTKTLTFAAAFSAFGDPIPWLIALAFFFARGFIKTGLGNRVAYQFVRLFGSSSLGLGYSLVFSEALLAPAIPSVSARAGGIFLPLVKSLCVACGSNVGDGTEHRLGSWLMLTCFQTSVISSSMFLTAMAANPLSANLAFNTIKQTIGWTDWAKAAIVPGLVSLIVVPFLLYLIYPPTVKSSPDAPKLAQEKLDKMGPMSKNELIMAATLFLTVGLWIFGAKLGVDAVTAAILGLSVLLVTGVVTWKECLAESVAWDTLTWFAALIAMAGYLNKYGLIEWFSQTVVKFVGGLGLSWQLSFGILVLLYFYTHYFFASGAAHIGAMFTAFLSVSTALGTPPYFAALVLAFLSNLMGGLTHYGIGSAPIFYGANYVPLAKWWGYGFLISIVNILIWLGVGGAWWKFIGLW
- the DiT1 gene encoding dicarboxylate transporter 1 (dicarboxylate transporter 1 (DiT1); FUNCTIONS IN: oxoglutarate:malate antiporter activity; INVOLVED IN: N-terminal protein myristoylation, malate transport, response to nematode; LOCATED IN: mitochondrion, chloroplast, plastid, membrane; EXPRESSED IN: 23 plant structures; EXPRESSED DURING: 13 growth stages; CONTAINS InterPro DOMAIN/s: Sodium/sulphate symporter (InterPro:IPR001898); BEST Arabidopsis thaliana protein match is: dicarboxylate transport 2.1 (TAIR:AT5G64290.1); Has 30201 Blast hits to 17322 proteins in 780 species: Archae - 12; Bacteria - 1396; Metazoa - 17338; Fungi - 3422; Plants - 5037; Viruses - 0; Other Eukaryotes - 2996 (source: NCBI BLink).), producing the protein MASLALSGSCSLAFPLKSRSLSLPRPPSSSLNLTKPLRSLDSRFSLLKSPLPVSLRRRSSTLVKASSTVASASSSPTPPLVPAPVPWQGAAIKPLLASIATGLILWFVPVPEGVTRNAWQLLAIFLATIVGIITQPLPLGAVALMGLGASVLTKTLTFAAAFSAFGDPIPWLIALAFFFARGFIKTGLGNRVAYQFVRLFGSSSLGLGYSLVFSEALLAPAIPSVSARAGGIFLPLVKSLCVACGSNVGDGTEHRLGSWLMLTCFQTSVISSSMFLTAMAANPLSANLAFNTIKQTIGWTDWAKAAIVPGLVSLIVVPFLLYLIYPPTVKSSPDAPKLAQEKLDKMGPMSKNELIMAATLFLTVGLWIFGAKLGVDAVTAAILGLSVLLVTGVVTWKECLAESVAWDTLTWFAALIAMAGYLNKYGLIEWFSQTVVKFVGGLGLSWQLSFGILVLLYFYTHYFFASGAAHIGAMFTAFLSVSTALGTPPYFAALVLAFLSNLMGGLTHYGIGSAPIFYGANYVPLAKWWGYGFLISIVNILIWLGVGGAWWKFIGL